In Plasmodium knowlesi strain H genome assembly, chromosome: 7, one DNA window encodes the following:
- a CDS encoding CRAL/TRIO domain-containing protein, putative, translating to MSDCGSFISIDNNNDETGTSEWKDHMNLDKFLDYDMDFINEEDRYKYVGADIRQRYDYYDIRNDQVSFLQKDNVKYSNIAVGNRKNEQVNTFMKLKKELYTIAYKNYRYQIGKSITTEKKSVGEEVDATGQTVQEGTPLSSDGNREGKEKGKKTYDLLNNELGAALGNKIEDTYNEIKSSVNWLGNFFSNNEQNEEKKKINIFYNDLYFLSDITILRFLDTYDYNLLKTSNKIIKFILWRQMTFSIFNKSQWKIKRGTSSMEWEKEESMATALANGTGTTAVSIAGDRDNTFINPVHIKDILMKTNIFRCGCDKKSRPMLYIKIQEKLNMQEDELFLLLVYHVDMCMNSIDYSKCYEEKGKANAGNGNTECKGQFDESTLQLVIIVDCQKFELNNMISVDCIKKIINIFNEFYTDVLYRIYIINVPSFFKKVWSLFNMFIDNHTLKKIIFINKKNINLMYDHIDTHVMKHFDKNTDKDKAPSDDSCIFFPSTSLYYKYDEMYYKKLAGYVDTWVGTMIQVNH from the coding sequence ATGAGTGACTGCGGAAGCTTCATCTCCATTGACAACAACAACGATGAGACAGGTACGAGCGAATGGAAGGATCACATGAATCTGGACAAGTTCTTGGATTACGACATGGATTTTATCAATGAGGAGGACAGGTACAAGTATGTAGGAGCAGACATAAGGCAGAGGTATGATTACTACGACATCAGAAATGATCAGGTTTCATTTCTCCAGAAAGATAATGTCAAGTATAGTAACATCGCTGTAGGTAaccgaaaaaatgaacaggtCAATACCTtcatgaaattaaaaaaagaattgtaTACTATTGCGTATAAGAATTATAGGTACCAAATAGGAAAATCGATCACCACGGAAAAGAAATCCGTGGGGGAGGAGGTGGACGCTACGGGCCAGACAGTTCAGGAAGGCACTCCTTTGTCCAGTGATGGAAACAGAgagggaaaggagaaagggaaaaagactTACGACCTTCTGAACAATGAGTTGGGAGCTGCGTTGGGCAACAAAATCGAAGACACATacaatgaaataaaaagcagTGTGAATTGGTTAGGGAACTTTTTCTCaaataatgaacaaaatgaagagaaaaaaaaaataaatattttttacaatgaTTTATACTTCCTTAGTGACATAACCATTTTACGCTTTCTAGACACGTACGATTATAATTTACTAAAAACTtcgaataaaattataaaatttattttgtggAGACAAATGACTTTCtcaatttttaacaaaagcCAGTGGAAAATAAAGAGGGGCACAAGTTCTATGgaatgggaaaaggaagagtcAATGGCGACTGCATTAGCCAATGGAACAGGGACAACGGCGGTGAGCATAGCCGGGGATCGGGACAATACCTTCATCAACCCTGTGCATATCAAGGACATTTTAATGAAGACCAATATTTTCAGGTGCGGATGTGACAAAAAATCGAGACCCATgctttatataaaaatacaggaaaaattaaacatgCAAGAGGACGAATTGTTCTTGCTACTGGTTTATCACGTCGACATGTGCATGAACAGTATTGATTACTCAAAATGTTacgaagaaaagggaaaggcaaATGCGGGAAATGGCAACACGGAGTGTAAAGGCCAATTCGATGAATCCACATTGCAGCTAGTCATTATTGTGGATTGCCAAAAATTTGAATTGAATAATATGATCAGCGTTGAttgcattaaaaaaattattaacatttttaacgAATTTTATACAGATGTTTTGTACAGAATTTATATTATAAAtgtcccctccttttttaaaaaagtttggTCTCTTTTTAATATGTTTATTGATAATCACacattgaagaaaattatttttataaataaaaaaaatatcaacttGATGTACGACCATATTGATACACACGTCATGAAACATTTCGATAAAAACACGGATAAAGACAAAGCCCCTTCGGACGACTCTTGcattttcttcccctccacTTCCCTGTACTATAAGTACGACGAGATGTACTATAAGAAGCTCGCTGGTTACGTGGACACCTGGGTGGGTACAATGATCCAGGTGAACCACTGA
- a CDS encoding inosine-5'-monophosphate dehydrogenase, putative — MANGWPAEKVFGDVMSYTYDDIICLPGYINFPMSEIDLSNNLTPNICLKTPIISSPMDTVTEHKMSISLALCGGLGIIHNNMSIENQIEEVKKVKRFENGFIFDPYTFSPEHTVADVIATKNKVGYKSYPITVDGKVGSKLVGIITGVDYLYLTDKTRKIKDIMTTDVVTGKYPINLSDANKVLCEEKKSVLPIVNNNYELIALVCRNDMHKNKIFPHASKSQNKQLIVGASISTREHDLERADQLIKNMIDIICIDSSQGNSIYQIDTIKKIKGAHPHIPIIAGNVVTCDQAKNLIDAGADVLRIGMGSGSICTTQDVCAIGRAQGTAVYHVSNYAHTRNIKTIADGGIKNSGNIVKALSIGADFVMMGNLLAATEESCSDYYFENNVRLKIYRGMGSMEAMYNKGFNSKSRYLVEERKNDNLCDQNEEIKVSQGVSASLVDKGSVLNLIPHLVKAVKHGFQSMGIKSIPELHSKLYSGDLKFDVRSFNTIKEGRISDNLIFTNKKFTP, encoded by the coding sequence ATGGCGAACGGATGGCCCGCGGAAAAGGTTTTTGGGGATGTTATGTCCTACACGTATGACGACATCATCTGCCTCCCCGGCTACATCAACTTCCCGATGAGCGAAATCGATCTGAGCAACAATTTAACTCCGAACATATGTTTGAAGACACCCATCATATCCTCCCCCATGGATACAGTGACGGAGCACAAAATGTCGATTTCTTTAGCTCTTTGTGGAGGACTAGGTATCATCCACAATAATATGAGTATAGAAAATCAAATTGAAGAAGTTAAGAAGGTGAAGCGATTCGAAAACGGATTCATATTCGATCCGTATACATTTTCTCCAGAACACACAGTGGCAGATGTAATCGCAACCAAGAATAAAGTAGGCTATAAATCCTACCCCATAACAGTAGATGGAAAGGTGGGTTCAAAATTAGTTGGAATCATTACAGGGGTAGACTATCTCTATCTCACAGATAAaacgagaaaaataaaagatatCATGACAACAGATGTCGTTACAGGAAAGTACCCTATCAACTTATCTGATGCAAATAAAGTTCtctgtgaagaaaaaaaaagtgtcctGCCAATTGTCAATAATAATTATGAATTAATAGCTCTTGTGTGTAGAAACGATatgcacaaaaataaaattttcccaCATGCCTCTAAAAGCCAAAATAAACAACTAATAGTGGGAGCTTCTATCTCGACCAGAGAACATGATTTAGAGAGAGCCGATCAgctcataaaaaatatgatagACATTATTTGTATCGACTCTTCTCAAGGGAATAGCATATATCAGATTGATACCATTAAAAAGATTAAAGGAGCTCACCCACATATCCCTATTATTGCAGGAAATGTTGTTACTTGTGATCAagcaaaaaatttaatagaTGCAGGTGCTGATGTCTTGCGAATTGGTATGGGTAGCGGTTCTATCTGTACAACTCAGGATGTATGTGCCATTGGAAGAGCTCAAGGAACAGCTGTGTACCATGTAAGTAATTATGCCCACACCAGAAATATTAAAACAATTGCTGATggaggaattaaaaattcaGGCAATATCGTCAAGGCCTTGTCTATCGGTGCAGACTTCGTAATGATGGGTAACCTCTTAGCTGCAACAGAAGAAAGTTGTAGTGATTATTATTTTGAGAATAATGTTCGTCTGAAAATATATAGAGGAATGGGTAGCATGGAGGCTATGTACAACAAAGGGTTTAACTCGAAAAGTAGGTACCTCGtggaagaacgaaaaaatgataatttatGCGAccagaatgaagaaataaaagtatCTCAAGGGGTATCAGCTAGCTTAGTAGACAAAGGATCTGTTTTGAATTTGATTCCTCATCTTGTTAAGGCTGTTAAACATGGATTCCAAAGCATGGGTATTAAGAGCATACCTGAATTACACTCTAAATTGTACTCTGGGGATCTCAAGTTCGACGTGCGCTCCTTCAATACCATCAAGGAAGGACGCATAAGCGACAACCTTATATTCACCAATAAGAAGTTCACGCCCTGA
- a CDS encoding U4/U6 snRNA-associated-splicing factor, putative — protein sequence MSDKELHIKRRKVAKEDGKSNDEPGVATSLDISEGEYLVSGDEGEESNISIAHSDDGVTHRDDSAEKGEGHVKHYLIEHMQDKSKLLKELGTLEENKLYVKNITDEVNKKDLINFFCKATGFVDTRVVRDSSGKSKSFAYVEFDTKENAANFFNTLEDSNVDKYKKFKIKEVDLYVAICKSTKVIYEEGKVFIKFSECQVDMDEVILKKGISDFLVMHSVVVEEIRLLGGSPPTHGYLQLRNNEDVVKCVETIKEGIVENVHFTLKYSIPIIKKKIIPDIEKIKANKEKSKKFQEEKKKEENNCTIVVKNLHFNTRKNKLIKLFEQIGEIDKINLSKKVSENNIKRNRGYAFITFKNSNDATSALILNDSIIDGRSILVSKFLGDDSRDKHRDGSSNLGGQFHRQHNTNRRGNYHHINYVKNNLHQERRRINLNNPDDPNVTVEKRTEQTEGEEPTPLTNDDFRKFFFK from the exons ATGTCAGACAAGGAGTTACATATCAAGAGGAGAAAAGTAGCTAAGGAGGATGGGAAGTCCAATGATGAACCAGGTGTTGCAACTTCGTTAGACATTTCGGAGGGAGAATACCTTGTATCGGGAGACGAAGGGGAGGAGAGCAACATTAGCATCGCGCATAGTGATGATGGTGTTACACACAGGGATGATAGCGCCGAGAAGGGGGAAGGACATGTGAAGCACTACCTAATTGAGCATATGCAGGATAAGAGTAAACTCCTAAAGGAGCTAGGTACGTTGGAAGAAAACAAGTtgtatgtaaaaaatataaccgATGAGGTTAACAAGAAGGATCTAATTAACTTCTTTTGCAAGGCAACTGGGTTTGTAGACACGAGGGTGGTGCGCGACTCCTCAGGCAAGTCCAAAAGTTTTGCCTACGTAGAATTTGATACCAAAGAAAACGcagccaatttttttaacaccctAGAGGATAGTAACGTCGACAAgtataaaaaattcaaaataaaagaggTAGATCTCTATGTAGCCATTTGCAAGTCTACTAAAGTTATAtacgaagaaggaaaggtttTTATTAAGTTCTCTGAATGCCAGGTGGACATGGATGAGGTGATCCTTAAGAAGGGAATTTCGGATTTCCTTGTGATGCATTCTGTGGTCGTGGAAGAGATCCGCCTTCTCGGAGGAAGCCCCCCCAC GCACGGCTACCTGCAACTGCGCAACAACGAAGATGTAGTGAAATGCGTGGAAACCATCAAAGAAGGGATCGTCGAAAACGTGCACTTCACCCTAAAATATAGCATCCCAATaatcaagaaaaaaattatcccagacatagaaaaaattaaagccaacaaggaaaaaagtaaaaagttccaggaggaaaagaaaaaagaggaaaataactGCACCATCGTTGTAAAGAATTTGCATTTCAACACgaggaaaaacaaactgATAAAATTATTCGAACAGATTGGagaaattgataaaattaatCTTAGCAAGAAAGTATCtgaaaataatattaaaCGGAATAGGGGGTATGCCTTTattacatttaaaaatagtAATGATGCGACATCTGCGTTGATCCTCAATGATTCTATTATCGACGGGCGAAGTATTTTGGTGTCTAAATTTCTCGGTGATGATAGTAGGGACAAGCATAGAGATGGTAGTAGTAACCTGGGTGGACAATTCCATAGGCAGCATAACACCAATAGGAGAGGAAATTACCACCACATAAattatgtgaaaaataatcttcatcaggaaagaagaagaatcaaCTTGAACAATCCAGATGATCCAAACGTAacagtggaaaaaagaaccGAACAAACGGAGGGAGAAGAACCCACTCCACTAACTAACGATGATTTtcggaaatttttttttaagtaa
- a CDS encoding ubiquitin-conjugating enzyme E2, putative has translation MTNVARELLKKQFLELSRDHDAGFSVGLVDDANFFEWNVCFEGPKNTLYEGGIYNATLSFPTDFPNHPPQMKFTQEMWHPNVFPDGRVCISILHPPGVDIYNEQEKSEERWRPIWSVEGILISVISMLNEPNLESPANVDAAVQIKNNLSEYKKKVRALARMC, from the exons atgacCAACGTAGCTAGAGAGCTCCTGAAGAAGCAATTTTTAG AACTGTCTCGCGACCACGACGCCGGTTTTTCCGTCGGACTCGTTGACGACGCAAATTTCTTCGAATGGAACGTATGCTTTGAAGGGCCAAAAAATACGCTATATGAAG ggggtatatataatgccaccctttcttttcccacgGATTTTCCAAACCATCCCCCACAAATGAAGTTTACCCAGGAAATGTGGCACCCCAATg TTTTCCCGGATGGAAGGGTCTGCATAAGCATATTACACCCTCCAG GTGTGGATATCTACAACGAACAGGAGAAGTCGGAGGAACGATGGAGACCCATTTGGTCCGTCGAAGGAATCTTAATCAGCGTCATTTCGATGCTCAACGAGCCCAACCTTGAATCTCCTGCGAATGTGGACGCGGCA GTTCAAATAAAGAATAATCTAAGCGAGtacaaaaagaaggttcgAGCTCTGGCCCGGATGTGCTAA